The Lynx canadensis isolate LIC74 chromosome A2, mLynCan4.pri.v2, whole genome shotgun sequence DNA segment tgtctctctctgtcccaaaaatgaataaacgttgaaaaaaaaaaaaaaagaaaaaaaagaaacataattacaAAAATGCACAAAACCCAATTTTGCCGTCAAAATTTGAGACTGCtgttctcaaaaattaaaaatcccctaaaagaaaaatgagcttcTTTCCAGGGTTTCATTTCTGTTGGTTAACTACTCATCTCTTCCTAAAGTGGTGTCCAATACTGTCACTCTGCCTGTGGCTTGTGCTCCTCAGCTCATCTGATgccttcacttaaaaaaagattaaaagcctggctggctctgtcagaagagcatgggattgtgagttcaagccctgcaatgagtgtaaagattacttaaaaaataaataaaaaagaaaactgtaaaataataataatgatcattCAATGAAAATGAGATTGTGTGTGGAACAAAATTAAATGATGAGATTTCTACAACAATCTCTGGGTAACGTTTCCTTATAAAAACAGGTTTATGCAACCAGGGTATTATAATCCTACCTTTGAGACATTTACCATTTTCTACTTCATCTTCCCCCTTGGAAGCATCTAACATTTACATAAGGCTACTAACTTCACAACGCACCCTGAATTATAGCATATTTCTACATCAAagtagtggtgcctgggtggctcaattggttaagcatctgacttcagctcaggtcatgatcttacagctcatgggggttcaagccccatgtcgggctctgtgctgacagctcagagcctggatcctgctttggattctgtgtctccctctctctctgcccctcctccacttgcactctgtctctcaaaaatgaataaacattaaaaaaaattttttttaatacaaaaaatttaaataattaaataaaagtaagtttGAATTAATTTCATCTTAAGTGTGTGCCTATCAGGCACTTGATTTCTCAAGACctttgaaaaaaagaggaaaaaaaagaaatctattgaAGGGTTGTTTTAAGAACTGAGAATCACAGATTAGACTACAAACTGGGGAGAAAATAATTCAGACTCCCAAAGAACAatctaaaatacatacacacacactctctccctctctcccatttctTTCTAGAGCAGTATATATAAAGTACATTATACCAGTGAACTTCTCTAAAGAATGCACGTCATTATATACACTGTGTGCTTTTCACATGGTGGGCTGAGCCTTACCTACAGAAACTGGCTGACCAGGAGCCCCGCAGACAAAACTCTAACATCTGCCTGCTTGGAGCCAATTTCCACCACAAATGAAGAGAACTATCTCACTCGAATAAATCTCATTTAACTTAATGATACAAGGGACAGTGTTTTAGCTCAACAACGTCCAGTAAGTTACTTACAGAGAGTATGTCGATTGAGAGGTAATTAGCTAGACACAAGAAAATCACAATCCTGACAGGTACTTGATGTACTTAAATAAACTACCATGGCAGAAACCATTTGCTTCTAAAACTTCCACAGTTATCTCTCTGCAAAATGCCAATTATTATGCAGTATGTCTGatccatattttctttcctattgctACTCCTTGTAATGAAACTCACTGATGTGGTtagaaagaattctcaaaaccTCATGTAGACCCTGGATGTGTAATAGTGGCTATGTTTTTGTAACAGTACACAGCTAAGAACAATTTGATCAGCAATATTCAATTTTTCACTAGGgaagttaatattttgtttagaaattatAAAACCTTCACATTCCCAAATCactcacaaaacacacacacacaaccaggaCAGGCGTATCCAAAAAATATGGCTGAAGAAATCTTAGGGAGAaagaataccatttttttttgacTTGCTAGTTACCAGCATTAGCACCCATTCTCGGCAGATGTACCCACCTTTTCTGCTCTCCTTCTTGTTAATATGTAGTCCCAAGAAAGGTCATTCCACTTACGCTCTGTAAGCTAATCTCTACTTGTTTCCTTGGCGCAACATCAGCAAACTCACTCTCTGCTGGATCACACCCATCAGCATATTATCATGCTCTTGTATCTTtccagttaattaattaaaaaaaaaaaaagacaccactcCCCTCACCCAGTTGATCCACGGACCCATTTTTCTGCTCCCCTCACTCTAAATGCTTGAAAAAATTTTACCTCTAGCTCTACTTCCTCATCCTCTTCTTTTAGCCTCCTCCAGGCCAGACTTTTGTCCCTACTGTTCCATTCAAACTCATCTTGTTGAGGTCACCAAAGCCcaaggtcattttttaaaatgtttgtttattttgagagagagaaagagagagagggaggggcagaaagagagagaaaatcccaagcaaactccacatCCAGCGAGGAGCCCAATACGgaactcaatctcacaactgtatCTCAGGCCAAGGTCATCTTTCTATCCTGTTATCCATCTCCTCAGAGGCCATCAGGAAAGTTCACCACATCCCCTCCTCAATTATGAAATcctctcatttattatttttttaatgtttatttttgagagatagagcatgagcaggggaggggcagagagggagggagacacagaatctgaagcagggtacaggctctgagctgtcagcacagagccagatgcggggctcgaactcaggaatggtgagatcatgaccagagcccaagtcgcacacttaaccaactgagctacccaggtgcccttcatttctttgtttctttatatctGTCTTCTGGGCCTAGAATGTGAGCCCTAATGAGAACAGAGACCCCAATGAAACAAAGTGTTTACTGATGTATCCTCACCATCAAAAACCTCCACTGGTAGTGGGCAGgtgatatttgttgaatgatctTGTAAATAGGAGCATTGGTGGTTCTCAGCTCAGAAAGGGAACACAATCTTTGATAATGGTCATGAAAACACATTTCAACATAAGGAACGACATGGATTCCAGCAGAGATCTCTCTCAAATGGAACCTCAcaagcaatttcctttttttatatcttcataGCTCAAATACCGTAATGCCTTTATAGCAACTGACACGTTGTAAAGTGCATTTAAAAAGGagtaaaacaggggtgcctggttggctcagttgcaGGAGCAAGCGACTCTTGACACCAGGCTGTCAGtctgagccccattttgggtgtagagatttcctaaataaataaaatttttaaaaaggaagggggagggtgtAACAGAGGGATATGTCAATTTCTACATACAACAGAAAGTCTATTAAGTCTCTGCCAGGCTGAAAAGTGGAAAAGCACTAAAGATATACATCCACTTTCTTCtacctcttcatctggctaaCTCCTACTTGGCTTTCAGGACTCGAGGgagcctctcctcccctcccccctgcccccttcaAGATGCAGCTGCCCTGAGCTCCCACATCTCCTGGCCCTCCCTATCCAAGAATAAAGCTGGCTGTCATTTATTTCTAGGGTTACACCATTGTCTCCCTTGACACACTCTGGGCTCTAGGAAGGTAAGGACCTGAGGTTGGTCACAGCCGTATCCTAGGCCCACTGCGAGGCAGAGAAAAAGGTACGGCGAAATGTGCTGAATGTATGAATGTGGGCGGCAGCCTGCCCGGGGAAAGCTGAGCATCCCACTGTCTGTGACCCTGACACGCAACACAGCATAGAGGCCAGAGAGCCACCTAGGATTCACAGGCCCAGGTTTCCCAGGGAGGTTTCTCTCCCAAGCTTGGGCACCCCATCTCGCTCAGGGGGTAACAAGGGAGGGCCTAAGTTTTTGAGATAAGACACCAGCTTTGAAAGAGAGGCAAAGCGAACCCTTGGCCCCTATAGGGAGGGGCCGGTGCAGCCGGCGAGCGTGTTGGACCGCCAACCTGGGAGACTCTCCGAATGGAGGCCATCTCTCCATTTCGGTGcaagggacggggggggggggggggggaatcccctCTTTGAGAGGATGCCCTTTCTATTGGGCGATGTGGCCTGGGGTACTGCCCTCTAAGTTCTAGGGGTCAATACGGCCCCCTTACGCTTAAGGGTGCTAAGGGCGGTGTGACGCTCCGTaggacctccccaccccccaggcccagAGACCCCCGGTTAGGGCCGGGGTAAGCAGCTCATCTCGGACGCTCCCCGCGGCCGCCCTTACCTGCagccagaggaggaggagccacCGTCCGGGCCCCGGCCCGCCCCGCCAGCTCAGCGCCCGCGCGGCAGGCCCGGGGGCCCAGTCCGCCGCCGGGCCGCCCACCTCCCCTGCACTCCGGACCAAGCCCGCCCGCCTGCTAGCTCCGCGGCCGCGGCGCAGCCCCGACACCTGAAACCCGCCCGCCGCTCCGACCGCGGAATCGTGGCGCCGAACAGGCGCGCCGGGCAGCCCCACCGCCCGGGTCCTCGCAGAGAAAAGCCGGTCGCCATGGAGACGGCGCGCGCTGGCGGCCGTTAGGCCGCGGGGGCGCTGAGGAGGACAGTTTGGAGGGCCGGGGCCGCGGCTCCCGCCATTACACTACTGACGGCTAACCCCTCCCGGACGCGCGATGCCTCTGCTCGACCGCCACCGTCGCCACCTCAGCCCTCGCGGGCAGTGCGCCGAGCTACAGCCGGCTCCGAAAGCGCAGGTCGCCTAGCGATGGTGCAGGGCGGAGCCTCGGGCCGTTCGGGTCTGTGGGAGACATCCGCTTCCGGGGCCGCGGCCCTCTTATTGCCCGGCTCTGCGGGCCCGCGGTCCTGCACTTGGAACCCGACCCCGGCGCCTACGATCCCTGAGTCGCACCTGCCTTCGCTCTGTCGCCAGCTTTCTCAGCTAGTCATGCTGGAGCATCTGAGCTCGCTGCCCACGCAAATGGTGAGGGCTAGACCCCaagacccacccccacccccaccccgcacgcTTCTCTGGAGCTGGCAGCTCCGGCGGCCCTTGTCTCTTCCCTGAATTGTGCTTCCCGGGTCCCCATCTCTCTTCGCCCGCGAGGAGCCCCCTGCCCCTGCGCCGTTAGGATGCTTCAGGTCTCCGGAAAACCTAGAATTTCATTTCTTGTCCGGTCCTTGGGGAGGCCCCTGATGCCGAGGTTGCCCGGTGCCAAAGCTGTGAGGCCAGGGCAGGAACCACCTCTTCGGTGGTGGAACCAATTCCTGCTTTGCTCTCCTTCGCTTCTAGGATTACAAGGGGCAGAAGCTAGCTGAACAGATGTTTCAgggaattattcttttttctgcaGTAAGTATTGTTTTTGCatagtattctttttcttctccccctcccccaaccccccccccccaaccagctTGATTGTATTTAATGTACTTCGTTTGTCTCCAGATAGTTGGATTTATCTACGGGTACGTGGCTGAACAGTTCGGGTGGACTGTGTACATAGTTATGGCCGGATTTGCTTTTTCGTGTTTGGTAAGAAGATTGTGGGTATTTGGATGTTAGTGGCAAGTTAAGTTTTCTAAATTGGGTTGGTTTGGTTGGAGCTGGTAGTGGGAACCAGCACCAGCTTTTCAAAACCTCCCTCTTTTTGCCATCAGTGTTTCACCTTGCTATCTATCGTTGGAAAAGTAGAATACCAAATAAGTGGCAGATAAAGTAAGCTGCATAAAAGGATACAGATCATTTCTTAACAGCAGCTGCTCCAAGCAGTAATCTTAAGGTCAAAACTAGCAGGAATTTCTTAGGGTCTTCACAATGCGCTCTCCTCACTTTTTAGCTCCTAAAGCCTTATGTGTAAATGGTGAGGCTTGTTTGCAATTCTTAAATATCTTATCTGGGTGGATGAGTTTTCACTGGAATGTcagttttgctgttgtttttttaccTCTAGAAGCATAGAGGACTTATTTGGGAATATTACACGTAATGCTCTTTTAAACTTTTGATGTTTAATATTGACGGATTTCCTCTGTTCTGGCTCAGTTGACACTTCCTCCATGGCCCATTTATCGCCGGCATCCCCTCAAGTGGTTACCTGTTCAAGATTCAGGCTCCGAAGACAAGAAACCaggggaaagaaaagttaagagGCATGCTAAAAATAATTAGGGTTTTCATGATTCAGCTTTACTGTTGCACCTGCTTTCGTTTTGTATGAGATGAGCTAAATTGTTTTCGTATCCAAAACATGAGTTGAAACCCATCGCTGCTCCTCCAGCACAGCTGTGTATACATTTTGTtgtctttatatttcatttctaacTCCGTTGGCTTTTGACTTATAATTATTTTAGACCTTCTCTTCATAATCTTTATCTGAAATGAGAGCAGAAAACACAAGTATGCAAAGTTTCTTTCAGGTctacaaaaataatgaataaatgcctCATAAAAGTACAATTTGACTGTCAGAGTTTTATAATTCATTATGAGTGGTTAAATCGTTTTAAGGTTTTCAGTTAAAACTCAACACTAGTCTATGTCTAAAGAGTCTTTTGTCCATTGTTGTGCAAGTGAACCTACCAGTAAATGCCAGAGTTAGAAGTTTGTGGTTCTGAAAACATGACTGAGcaccatttctattttctgtagCTGTAAGTTCCTAATACATGTCTTTCTTGACAACAGTAAGTGCCTATGAAAAAATTTAGTGTAAATTTGTGGGATGGTCATAGTTTGGTACCACTAAAATAAGGGTGTTGTTAAGCAGAAAAATTTCAATCCATCCTTTACTTGAGGTGGAGCAAAGTGGAAACCTATAAAaactaaattctttttaaatttaacagaggactgaacagaaaaatattctaaaggtTTTGTGTACAGAATGGAAGTGGGAGAGTTATTGTAGGTAATATTCTATTTCTCAGTACCAGGATACAGGACTtgataaaatacatgtttaaaaaatgagaacaatgacCTTAATAAACAAAAGTCAggaaagcttaaagaaaaaaaaaaaaaaagagagaaaattaagatCACATAAATAAGACTAAGCATATAAATAAGAGTAATTAATGTGATTTAAAAGTTAGGAGCTCCCAAATAGTGTTAAAAATCAAgttaccttggggtgcctgggtgaacgactcttggtttcagctcagctcatgatctcacagttcatgggtttgagccccaagttgggctggctccgtgctgacagcatggagcctgcttgggattctctgcccctcccgcatgcATAggctctctccatctcaaaataaataaacttaaaaaaaatgaagttaccTCCTATTTTCCAGATGACACCCAAAGGTTGAAAACAGGGAAAAGGATATCTTAGGTGGATGCAAGCAGAAAGGAGAGGTAATTAGAAAGTCATACTTAACAACATCAGAAATGCGGCAAGGGGAGACATCTGGAGCTGCCAAAATGTGCTGTTCTGAATCATTAGACATTAAATAAGACATGAAAtgtataaagaaagaattttacatACGTAAGAGTTTGGCAACGCTACCACTGGGTAGGAGACCAATACTACCTTTCAGATTTTGGTCGATAAGTGGGCATATATTGAAAGGGAAGACTTTTGCACTTGTTCTCTATACTTGGAACATTTCCCCTCAGATACACAGGACTTGTTCTTCACTTTCATTCAAGTCTCTACTCGGATGGGACTATAAAGAAACATCTCCTACTGCCCTGTCAAAATAAAGTGGTATGCCCCATCCTCTATGCACTGATATATCTCACattacatatttttcattgttgccaccccccctccacagaatgtaagctccatgggAGGGAACAGGGATCTTGTTTGCTCACTGCTGTTTGCCCAGTACTTCTAAGAGTTGGGGAGacattgtaggtgctcagtaaatagttaATGAATGATTCAGAGGTGCATTGCCATTAGTCACCTGGTCTACTTAagtttaattaaaactaaaattaaaaatggagtcCTTCAAACTAGCTACATTTCAAGAGctcaaaagccatatatgaccaGTGGCTCCCTTGTCACAGAatacagatacagaacatttccatcatcacaaaaCTACTGATCAGGACTTCTACAGGTTTGAATAATAGAGAAAGGCAAGTGATTGTGTTTGTGCATAACAATCTTTACTAAATGCCCATTGGACTGTTTCCTCTACTGGCTCATCTACTGAGCCACAAGGAAGAATAATCCCAAGAAGTAAAAGTTAACGCAGGTCATATTCAGTAACCACACTGCAATGACTCCCGCCCCCCCAGACAGAGACGTGAGtgagcaccagcagggaaggggcagcaggagagggaaggagagaatcgtaagcaggctccacgctccgtgcagagcccgatgtggggttcggtCTCACTACTGACTGAGATcatgagtcggacacttaaccgactgagacacccaggtgccccgaattttTTTGGCTTTCTAAATACATGTATCCCCTACTTTCCAAAAGCTCGTTTCACGCCACTTCACTTTGCTGAAAGTCTTACGTTACTACAGCAATggcttttttcataaaagcaaaaatcctcttcagatttctttcagcaAAAACAGGTACTACTGTAGGTCTTAAGTGTGAAGAACTTTCAGAGAGTGGGAGAtactctgtttttcaccatttcaGCTTACCAAAGTTTTCATAGGACTGCTTTTTGGGGGtaatgagaaaatatgtatatgGAAATTAAGGAATATTTCTTAAGGAGAAAACAACAATTACTGGCTATTTACAAACTGCCAAAAGTATATCAAAGTCTGAAATATGGTCAAAGgtataatgagaagaaaattcaTACTGTTAAAggtgttttatatttaagaaagataaaaaatgattaaGCACTCAAAAACCATAGAGTAACCAAAAGATACTGGGATGAAAACCAAAATGAATGTTTAGACAAAACTATAcagaatgggaataataac contains these protein-coding regions:
- the SPCS1 gene encoding signal peptidase complex subunit 1; the encoded protein is MVQGGASGRSGLWETSASGAAALLLPGSAGPRSCTWNPTPAPTIPESHLPSLCRQLSQLVMLEHLSSLPTQMDYKGQKLAEQMFQGIILFSAIVGFIYGYVAEQFGWTVYIVMAGFAFSCLLTLPPWPIYRRHPLKWLPVQDSGSEDKKPGERKVKRHAKNN